In one window of Vallitalea okinawensis DNA:
- a CDS encoding alpha/beta-type small acid-soluble spore protein: protein MANKSVVPQAREALNQFKYEVANEIGVPLKQGYNGDLTSAQNGYVGGYMVKKMIERAEQEMSGGYTPK, encoded by the coding sequence ATGGCAAACAAGAGTGTTGTTCCACAAGCTAGAGAAGCATTAAACCAATTCAAATATGAGGTAGCAAATGAAATTGGTGTACCTTTAAAACAAGGTTATAATGGTGATTTAACATCTGCTCAAAATGGTTATGTTGGCGGATATATGGTTAAAAAGATGATTGAAAGAGCAGAACAAGAAATGTCTGGCGGATATACACCAAAGTAA
- the recG gene encoding ATP-dependent DNA helicase RecG, with protein MSWDSSIETLSGVGKQRANLFKRVGVETVGDLLTYYPREYEDRRNVTQINEVTIGELVTIKATVCTIPQNIKKRGLMVTKVKLKDATGFIFALWFGQSYMKNNLKLGEENYFTGKVSFKYGQMQLQSPDFIKSGQVESTAIYPLYPLTNKLSQKIVRSLTKQALSVSSNVLVDFIPEFIREKYHLAAYNFTIDQIHYPDNYENLELARKRVVFEEFYTLQVGLMQIKNILSNKKEGFILNPVDEEMRFLQTLPFSLTKAQNNVWKEIKDDLASKGIMNRLVQGDVGSGKTIIALLGLLQTVKNGYQGALMVPTEVLAKQHYEEATKLLEPFNIRLALLVGSVTKKNKEKIYEQLESGEIDVVIGTHAVIQEGLSFKALGLVITDEQHRFGVRQRTALAEKNNKANILVMTATPIPRTLALILYGDLDISIIDELPPGRQVIKTYSVNKSYHQRIYSFIREQVEEGRQAYIICPMVEESDEQSDLKAVVQYTEYLQSEVFDLPIAYLHGKQKAKEKNDILSRFANNEIKVLVSTTVVEVGVNVPNATVMLIENAERFGLAQLHQLRGRVGRGRHQSYCILITDSKNEVTNKRMKIMTESNDGFRLSEVDLSLRGPGDVFGLKQHGLPNFKVANIYENMDILKEAQQAAKETIKLDPHLELESNKDLKKRIEMYFKDSENYVTL; from the coding sequence ATGAGCTGGGACAGTTCCATAGAAACCTTATCAGGGGTTGGTAAGCAAAGAGCTAATCTTTTCAAACGTGTTGGGGTTGAAACAGTTGGTGATCTGCTGACCTATTATCCAAGAGAGTATGAAGATCGCCGAAATGTGACGCAAATCAATGAAGTTACCATTGGAGAACTGGTCACGATTAAAGCTACAGTATGTACAATACCGCAGAATATAAAAAAAAGAGGCCTGATGGTTACAAAGGTAAAATTAAAAGATGCTACTGGCTTTATATTTGCACTCTGGTTTGGTCAAAGCTATATGAAAAATAATCTTAAACTTGGTGAAGAGAATTATTTTACAGGGAAGGTTAGTTTTAAGTATGGACAGATGCAATTGCAATCTCCAGATTTTATTAAGAGCGGGCAAGTTGAGTCAACTGCCATCTATCCTCTATACCCTCTAACCAATAAATTATCTCAAAAGATTGTAAGGAGTCTTACAAAACAGGCTTTAAGCGTTAGTAGTAACGTATTAGTTGATTTTATTCCTGAATTTATAAGAGAAAAATATCATTTGGCGGCTTATAATTTTACAATCGATCAGATACATTATCCCGATAATTATGAAAACTTGGAGCTTGCCAGAAAGAGGGTTGTATTTGAGGAATTTTACACCCTTCAAGTCGGTCTTATGCAGATTAAAAATATTTTATCAAATAAAAAAGAAGGGTTTATACTCAATCCTGTAGATGAAGAAATGAGATTCCTTCAAACATTACCATTTAGCTTAACTAAAGCACAAAATAATGTATGGAAAGAGATAAAGGATGATTTAGCATCAAAAGGTATTATGAATCGTCTTGTTCAAGGTGATGTAGGGTCCGGTAAGACCATTATTGCATTATTAGGTTTATTACAAACAGTCAAGAATGGGTATCAAGGAGCTTTAATGGTACCAACTGAAGTCTTAGCCAAACAACATTATGAAGAGGCTACCAAATTACTAGAGCCCTTCAATATTCGTTTAGCCCTGCTCGTTGGATCAGTGACAAAGAAGAATAAAGAAAAGATATATGAGCAACTTGAATCAGGTGAAATAGATGTGGTAATCGGGACACATGCTGTTATACAAGAAGGACTAAGTTTTAAAGCACTTGGTTTAGTAATAACAGACGAGCAGCATCGATTTGGTGTGCGGCAACGAACTGCATTAGCTGAAAAGAATAATAAGGCAAATATCCTAGTTATGACTGCGACACCCATTCCAAGAACATTAGCTCTCATTCTCTATGGTGATTTAGATATTTCTATTATTGATGAATTACCGCCTGGTAGACAGGTAATTAAAACATATAGTGTTAACAAGTCCTATCATCAGCGTATTTATAGTTTTATACGGGAACAAGTTGAGGAAGGACGCCAAGCTTATATTATTTGTCCTATGGTAGAAGAAAGTGATGAACAAAGTGACTTAAAGGCTGTTGTTCAATATACAGAATACCTGCAAAGTGAAGTATTTGATTTGCCTATTGCTTATTTACATGGTAAACAAAAAGCGAAAGAAAAAAACGATATCCTATCACGTTTTGCAAATAATGAGATTAAGGTACTTGTATCAACTACAGTTGTTGAAGTAGGTGTAAATGTTCCCAATGCAACTGTTATGCTCATTGAGAACGCTGAGCGCTTTGGTTTAGCTCAATTGCATCAGTTGAGAGGACGTGTTGGAAGAGGTAGACATCAATCTTATTGCATATTGATTACAGATTCAAAAAACGAAGTAACGAATAAACGCATGAAGATTATGACAGAATCAAATGACGGATTTCGTTTATCTGAAGTTGATCTAAGTTTACGAGGACCTGGAGATGTTTTCGGTCTCAAACAACATGGATTGCCAAACTTTAAAGTAGCGAATATATATGAAAATATGGACATACTTAAAGAAGCACAGCAGGCTGCTAAAGAGACCATAAAATTGGATCCTCATTTAGAGCTGGAATCAAATAAGGATTTGAAAAAACGGATTGAGATGTATTTTAAAGACTCCGAAAACTATGTTACACTTTAG
- the rsmD gene encoding 16S rRNA (guanine(966)-N(2))-methyltransferase RsmD: MSYLRVISGTAKSIQLVTPEGNKTRPTTDRIKETLFNMINFDLPGATFLDLFSGSGAMGIEALSRGAKKVVFIDNHHEALACIQQNLNKTKLFDKATVVQGDVVNKLQYLGDQGENFDIIFMDPPYKSDLIDQSLSLIRDNHLLNDQGFIIVEHSSEDFISEEGFNIYKEKKYKTTTMTFLSQEEVR, translated from the coding sequence GTGAGTTATTTGCGAGTTATTTCAGGTACAGCTAAAAGCATTCAATTGGTTACACCAGAAGGTAATAAAACAAGGCCTACAACCGATAGGATTAAGGAAACACTATTTAACATGATAAATTTTGATTTGCCAGGTGCTACTTTCTTAGATCTTTTTAGCGGAAGTGGTGCAATGGGAATAGAAGCCTTAAGTAGAGGAGCAAAAAAAGTAGTTTTTATTGACAATCATCATGAGGCTTTAGCATGCATTCAACAAAACTTAAATAAAACTAAGTTATTTGATAAGGCAACAGTTGTACAAGGAGATGTAGTGAATAAACTTCAGTATCTTGGAGATCAAGGAGAAAACTTTGATATTATATTCATGGACCCTCCATATAAAAGTGATTTAATCGATCAGTCCCTTTCTCTCATTAGAGATAATCATTTATTAAATGATCAAGGTTTTATTATTGTTGAGCATAGTAGCGAAGATTTCATTAGCGAAGAAGGATTTAACATATATAAAGAGAAGAAATACAAAACAACAACAATGACGTTTTTGTCACAGGAGGAAGTAAGATGA